The following proteins are encoded in a genomic region of Hyla sarda isolate aHylSar1 chromosome 3, aHylSar1.hap1, whole genome shotgun sequence:
- the LOC130362543 gene encoding uncharacterized protein LOC130362543 isoform X5, with product MLYTALQSSIKHPCNDQIIDSKLYIFDQTSKTIHDLKHLLTTDPDRHEVKKQGSFTQELYTLLNILSDPKPTELLNSDLDFLVGAIIFYCIYVADYSRPYIKLQLVKHCQNLLEKRKRLCDHLKELQETPCRSLFDLQAQCASMRVQLNDINENLISSIFYQILDAFTVKDPLKRLLRAALKMNKKTSLHSEHLFASKAFQPLLQAFQNHTDQLLKISSFVLAQCSQEQIINEIQSSVDCLCRVRNEVIALVLDTNKANYECKMFEKAQSIYQKWIKATESLIMSLDGILTVHQFLELSIKEIQKNKYRCEKLLRSQEPEIFQYHAADLCDLAERVAQVVTRHVDQSKSPIFRNGLRVLVRQLETLVLETRTAMIQCLEKISCFTTQNHFLEKVNLLFKSIYNVQEGITGSKHPDLLSPLRNEGGPVTHKVTTIDLNESEESHDYNEKTHREQHKTCSSYEGYLSKPVPLSNTGKMIRKSVNVESTIQVTDFHPLVSKLLSAVKKQNTKEIHECSSLLHEIYDIYLEVANDALLHGNIVEKDELKYKDTEALILTLVQFSKKENIEPALEIGTAMLLSHQIENMKTYFISLANCWYSFSYHLFCNSKNTECATINVELFNRLMQCFSRIVEAIREHLLGHYVDGLKFTDFSGIQEYVVKIQVQFSKCQATANRLLTEVLCSGMQSENSKLEYVCIFWAVSVQQLSRLLDVFIGTNNLSITGPTDWTQLNISESRSLVFLCETSLWLQEAAVILINNFIDEKEQKKVLLLKEEMGCLTESLLKLREDLNSSSPTDLSFNVDYMLLQIELMLKTKLIMIHVKKLYRGSQTLIHFDIFSCNSNNRFLAMRSLENNAKSLVDKVTLVKETLKNSPDVINNEELILLVDHLHSLTQDIAARSKLFMDIQYEWDLLMLEAMLLNWSAKAEQFISRVCTDAELDVSVVKFIKQCLTSRERTETTMTDTDVLYNDTSNVSIQSMNINVKQQRAETECEQKASTSTKQDAKNEDCSVTVYKQIAACSNKQSEINSSDKVTLESGLISKEQSAVDGTQRKKLNSRQKSSVRRLMKVVRSKRGIATNDKHNKNFTERHSKAHGVTLEKTMSTESDESHLEVNIKRDNGEDLIYQNLHVNIGVENSLVNQESPTLTLDTTVIRAEKETTDQEAKNLKTHTLFTVVKKRVSHQETKLHKTPEAMQKDTLTQQLINEKEIPENIQGISIEETKDKQTNRHSTMVQNNETNLEPKKIGTLHSDEQNKETNHKVSDQLSGNASRLGDELNVEYPAPNHSICEQQKKYQQESTNYKMLLDHKKGRTEITKKESVIAKPCMTPIDSQKEFFRGQKKTHKEQPRSETENKQLSISNRSDNSNNETQQQIKLRKEHKTCPIAQPGMNILKMDYKKKPATVFWDNLSSTTVVVEHAKVKCTSLEDMQNVHRHSQRFTKCLLAEEVETWEGETNTVVKITREMATQMSNMIQYLDRKGPIKV from the exons ATGTTGTATACAGCACTTCAAAGCAGTATTAAGCATCCTTGTAATGATCAAATAATTGATTCCAAGTTGTACATATTTGATCAAACATCAAAGACAATACACGATCTTAAACACTTGCTGACAACTGACCCAGATAGGCATGAAGTAAAGAAGCAAGGCTCATTTACTCAAGAATTATATACTTTACTCAACATATTATCAGATCCCAAGCCAACGGAGCTTCTCAACAGTGATTTAGACTTTCTTGTAGGAGCCATCATTTTTTACTGCATTTATGTAGCTGATTATTCAAGACCATATATAAAACTACAGCTGGTAAAACACTGCCAAAATCTACTGGAAAAAAGAAAACGGCTGTGTGACCACTTGAAGGAGTTACAGGAAACACCATGTAGAAGTCTATTTGATCTGCAAGCGCAGTGTGCATCTATGAGAGTCCAGCTTAATGatattaatgaaaacctgatatcttctatattttATCAGATTCTAGATGCTTTTACTGTCAAAGATCCATTAAAAAGGTTGTTAAGAGCTGCTCTCAAAATGAATAAGAAAACAAGTCTTCACTCAGAACATCTATTTGCTTCCAAGGCTTTCCAACCACTTCTCCAAGCCTTTCAGAATCATACAGACCAGTTATTGAAGATATCTAGCTTTGTTTTAGCCCAATGCTCTCAAGAACAAATAATCAATGAGATACAGAGTTCTGTCGATTGCTTATGTAGAGTAAGGAATGAGGTAATTGCACTTGTTCTTGACACCAATAAGGCAAACTATGAATGCAAAATGTTTGAAAAGGCACAGTCTATTTACCAGAAATGGATTAAGGCTACAGAAAGTTTAATCATGAGTCTTGATGGTATTTTAACTGTACACCAGTTCTTGGAATTGTCCATTAAAGAGATTCAGAAGAATAAGTACCGCTGTGAAAAACTCCTGAGAAGTCAGGAACCAGAAATTTTTCAGTATCATGCTGCAGACTTATGTGATCTGGCAGAACGTGTAGCCCAGGTTGTTACCAGGCATGTTGACCAGAGCAAGAGCCCCATATTCAGGAATGGCTTGCGAGTTTTGGTTAGACAATTGGAAACATTGGTGCTTGAAACCAGAACAGCTATGATACAATGCCTTGAGAAAATATCATGTTTTACAACTCAAAACCATTTCTTGGAAAAAGTCAATCTTTTGTTCAAATCTATATATAATGTTCAAGAAGGGATTACTGGTAGCAAACATCCGGATCTGCTAAGTCCTTTAAGAAATGAAGGTGGTCCAGTCACTCATAAAGTTACCACAATTGATTTAAATGAAtcggaggagtcacatgattacAATGAGAAAACCCATAGGGAGCAGCATAAAACATGTTCATCATATGAAGGATACTTGAGCAAACCTGTTCCTTTATCCAACACAGGGAAAATGATAAGAAAAAGTGTAAATGTTGAAAGCACAATACAAGTAACAGATTTTCATCCACTAGTAAGTAAACTTCTAAGTGCAGTAAAGAAGCAGAACACTAAAGAGATCCATGAATGCAGTTCTCTTTTACATGAAATCTATGACATTTACCTGGAGGTGGCAAATGATGCATTACTTCATGGAAATATTGTGGAAAAAGATGAACTTAAGTATAAAGACACTGAAGCCCTAATATTAACCCTTGTCCAGTTTAGCAAGAAAGAAAATATAGAGCCAGCATTAGAAATCGGAACTGCCATGTTACTTTCACATCAAATTGAAAACATGAAAACCTACTTTATATCTTTGGCAAATTGTTGGTATAGTTTTTCTTACCATTTATTTTGTAATTCAAAAAACACTGAATGTGCCACCATCAATGTTGAGCTGTTTAACAGATTAATGCAATGTTTTTCAAGGATTGTTGAAGCAATAAGGGAACATTTACTTGGCCACTATGTTGATGGCCTGAAGTTTACAGATTTTTCTGGAATTCAAGAATATGTGGTAAAAATTCAGGTCCAATTCTCCAAGTGCCAGGCCACTGCTAATCGGTTACTTACAGAAGTTCTTTGTAGTGGAATGCAGTCTGAGAATAGTAAACTAGAATATGTGTGCATTTTCTGGGCAGTATCTGTACAACAATTATCTAGATTATTAGATGTATTCATTGGTACTAATAATTTATCAATCACTGGACCAACCGATTGGACACAACTCAACATTTCTGAGAGTAGAAGTCTAGTTTTCCTATGTGAAACATCATTGTGGCTACAGGAAGCTGCAGTTATCCTAATTAATAACTTTATTGatgaaaaagaacagaaaaaagtTTTGTTACTCAAAGAAGAGATGGGCTGTCTGACCGAGTCACTGCTGAAGTTAAGAGAAGACCTTAACTCATCTTCTCCTACTGATCTGTCCTTTAATGTAGACTATATGCTATTGCAAATTGAACTTATGTTAAAGACAAAACTTATTATGATCCATGTAAAGAAGTTGTATAGGGGGAGTCAAACTTTAAtacattttgacattttttcaTGTAACTCTAATAATAGATTTCTTGCTATGAGATCTTTGGAAAATAATGCAAAATCACTGGTTGACAAAGTTACTTTGGTGAAAGAGACACTTAAAAACTCTCCTGATGTCATAAACAATGAAGAATTAATTCTTTTAGTAGATCACCTGCATTCCCTTACACAAGATATTGCAGCAAGGTCAAAACTATTCATGGACATTCAATATGAGTGGGATCTTTTAATGCTTGAAGCTATGCTCTTGAACTGGTCAGCTAAAGCTGAACAATTCATTTCACGTGTATGCACTGATGCAGAGTTGGATGTGTCTGTTGTAAAGTTCATCAAACAGTGCCTAACATCTAGGGaaagaacagagaccacaatGACAGATACTGATGTCCTTTACAATGATACTTCAAATGTGTCCATTCAATCAATGAATATTAATGTGAAACAACAAAGAGCAGAAACTGAATGTGAACAAAAAGCCTCAACCTCGACAAAACAAGATGCAAAAAATGAAGACTGCAGTGTGACTGTTTACAAACAAATTGCAGCTTGCAGTAATAAACAAAGTGAAATCAATAGCAGTGACAAAGTTACCTTAGAAAGTGGTTTAATCAGTAAGGAACAAAGTGCAGTTGATGGAACACAACGGAAGAAATTAAACAGCAGACAAAAGTCTTCTGTCAGAAGATTAATGAAGGTGGTCCGTTCCAAGCGAGGAATAGCAACTAATGACAAACACAATAAAAACTTTACTGAAAGACATTCTAAAGCGCATGGTGTGACATTGGAGAAGACAATGAGCACAGAATCTGATGAATCTCATCTTGAGGTTAATATAAAAAGGGATAATGGAGAAGATTTAATTTATCAAAATCTTCATGTGAACATTGGAGTAGAAAATAGTTTGGTCAATCAGGAATCACCAACGTTGACATTAGATACAACAGTTATTAGAGCTGAAAAAGAGACAACCGATCAGGAAGCTAAAAATctgaaaacacacacactatttaCAGTTGTTAAAAAAAGAGTTAGTCACCAAGAAACAAAGCTACATAAAACACCCGAAGCAATGCAGAAAGACACACTCACTCAGCAATTAATAAATGAAAAAGAAATTCCAGAAAACATACAAGGAATATCGATTGAAGAAACAAAGGATAAGCAAACAAATAGACATAGCACAATGGTACAGAATAATGAAACAAATCTGGAACCAAAGAAAATAGGCACATTACACAGTGACGAACAGAACAAAGAAACCAATCACAAAGTAAGTGATCAACTATCAGGAAATGCGTCAAGACTGGGAGATGAGCTAAATGTAGAATATCCAGCACCCAATCACTCAATATGcgagcagcaaaaaaaataccaacagGAATCAACCAATTATAAAATGCTGCTTGATCACAAAAAAGGAAGGACAGAAATAACTAAAAAGGAATCTGTTATTGCCAAACCATGTATGACACCCATTGATTCACAGAAAGAATTTTTTAGAGGACAGAAGAAGACCCACAAAGAGCAACCCAGATCTGAAACTGAGAATAAGCAACTTAGTATTTCTAATAGATCAGACAACAGCAATAATGAAACACAACAGCAAATTAAACTGAGGAAGGAACATAAAACTTGTCCAATAGCTCAACCAGGTATGAACATATTGAAGATGGACTACAAGAAGAAGCCAGCAACTGTGTTCTGGGACAACCTTAGCAGTACCACAGTTGTTGTTGAACACGCAAAG GTGAAGTGCACATCCCTTGAAGACATGCAGAATGTTCACAGGCATTCTCAAAGATTCACTAAATGTCTTCTGGCTGAAGAAGTAGAGACATGGGAGGGTGAGACAAATACAGTTGTTAAAATCACAAGAGAAATGGCAACCCAAATGTCTAACATGATACAatatttagacagaaaaggaccCATAAAGGTATAA